A window from Mus caroli chromosome 2, CAROLI_EIJ_v1.1, whole genome shotgun sequence encodes these proteins:
- the C2H11orf91 gene encoding uncharacterized protein C11orf91 homolog, whose product MPKGRRGSQNPKMSQRPAPPLYFPSLYDRGISSSPLSDFNIWKKLFVPLKAGGTPAAGVAGVAGVRSLPLAPPATVPPPPPGLGPPSERPCPPPWPSGLASIPYEPLRFFYSPPPGPEMATSALVPGSTTPWLASASHPEELCELEIRIKELELLTITGDGFDSQRYKFLKALKDEKLQGLKMSRQPGKSASCS is encoded by the exons ATGCCGAAGGGGCGGCGCGGCAGCCAGAACCCCAAGATGAGCCAGCGGCCGGCCCCGCCCCTCTACTTTCCGTCGCTCTATGACCGGGGCATCTCGTCGTCTCCGCTGAGCGACTTTAACATCTGGAAGAAGCTCTTCGTGCCGCTGAAGGCAGGCGGGACGCCGGCGGCCGGGGTGGCAGGGGTAGCGGGGGTCCGATCCCTGCCTCTGGCACCCCCAGCTACagtgccgccgccgccgcctggCCTGGGTCCCCCCAGCGAGCGCCCGTGTCCTCCGCCCTGGCCGTCCGGCCTGGCTTCTATTCCCTACGAGCCTCTGCGCTTCTTCTACTCGCCGCCTCCAGGCCCCGAGATGGCAACTTCGGCCCTGGTCCCCGGCTCCACGACCCCCTGGCTCGCATCTGCCTCCCACCCGGAGGAGCTGTGCGAGCTAGAGATCCGGATTAAGGAGCTGGAGCTGCTCACAATCACTGGGGACGGCTTCGACTCCCAGCGCT ATAAATTCCTGAAGGCGCTGAAAGATGAAAAATTACAAGGACTGAAGATGAGCAGGCAACCTGGAAAGTCGGCCTCCTGCTCCTGA